From one Amycolatopsis sp. FDAARGOS 1241 genomic stretch:
- a CDS encoding Dyp-type peroxidase codes for MTSAVSAELPPEPQQVVGPLTRAAIFLVVRIDIGGEDTVRDLLADVSGLQRSVGFRSLDGGLTCVAGIGSAAWDRLFGSPRPAQLHELPVFAGDKHRSVTTKADLLFHLRAERMDLCFELESHIMARLEGAVTVVDEVQGFRYFDARDVLGFVDGTENPTGRGAVEAVLVDDDGAFDGGSYVVVQKYLHDMTAWNALSTEQQELVIGRRKLSDVELPDEDKPGDSHIALTVITDEDGNELEILRDNMPFGRPAHGEFGTYFIGYAKNPSIIETMLENMFVGSPPGNTDRILDFSTPHTGALFYVPTAEFLEDQTLGERTETNEPSQPEPPAPTPGPSLGIGSLRRSPRS; via the coding sequence GTGACATCTGCGGTGTCGGCGGAGCTGCCGCCGGAACCCCAGCAGGTGGTGGGCCCGCTCACGCGCGCCGCGATCTTCCTGGTGGTGCGGATCGACATCGGCGGTGAGGACACCGTGCGCGATCTGCTGGCCGATGTGAGCGGGCTGCAGCGCTCCGTGGGGTTCCGGTCACTCGACGGCGGCCTCACGTGCGTCGCCGGGATCGGTTCGGCGGCGTGGGACCGGCTGTTCGGCTCCCCGCGCCCGGCGCAGCTGCACGAGCTGCCGGTGTTCGCCGGCGACAAGCACCGCAGCGTCACCACGAAGGCCGACCTGCTGTTCCACCTGCGCGCCGAGCGCATGGACCTGTGCTTCGAGCTCGAGTCGCACATCATGGCGCGGCTCGAGGGCGCCGTCACGGTCGTCGACGAGGTGCAGGGCTTCCGCTACTTCGACGCGCGCGACGTGCTCGGCTTCGTCGACGGCACCGAGAACCCGACCGGCCGCGGCGCCGTGGAGGCCGTGCTCGTCGACGACGACGGGGCGTTCGACGGCGGCAGCTACGTGGTCGTGCAGAAGTACCTCCACGACATGACGGCGTGGAACGCGCTGTCCACCGAGCAGCAGGAACTCGTGATCGGGCGGCGCAAACTGTCCGATGTGGAGCTCCCGGACGAGGACAAGCCCGGCGACTCCCACATCGCGCTGACCGTGATCACCGACGAGGACGGCAACGAACTCGAGATCCTCCGCGACAACATGCCGTTCGGGCGCCCCGCCCACGGCGAGTTCGGCACGTACTTCATCGGCTACGCCAAGAACCCCTCGATCATCGAGACGATGCTGGAGAACATGTTCGTCGGGTCGCCGCCCGGCAACACCGACCGCATCCTCGACTTCTCGACCCCGCACACGGGCGCGCTGTTCTACGTGCCCACCGCGGAGTTCCTCGAAGACCAGACGCTCGGGGAACGCACCGAAACGAACGAACCGTCCCAGCCGGAGCCCCCGGCACCCACGCCCGGCCCGTCGCTGGGCATCGGCAGCCTGCGAAGGAGCCCCCGGTCATGA
- a CDS encoding serine protease codes for MTILKLRRTLVMLTTVVAAAAAVPAVAAAAEDGNQVTSFSTADRAAALAYWTPERMKAVGADTIERVEQVAKPWPNPAPKGVGRLFFTEASPGEPDQDSWCTATAVPSATGDVVVTAGHCAYAGTNREDQVIRVKNSVFVPGYDQGRRPHGVFATRALAFRDSYATSSDPDVAMVVLDPQHGQHVAAVAGTQQISFDHKGKTQAAIFGYPGSKAFFGESPEWCDLPVQQDAQEFDHWQSTCDMAGGSSGGPWFANFNPATASGLIFSVNSRGATEFDESTGENKTLNLEGAPLEADAKALYDAAGKL; via the coding sequence ATGACGATCTTGAAGCTCCGCCGGACGCTGGTCATGCTCACGACGGTGGTGGCCGCGGCCGCCGCCGTCCCCGCCGTGGCCGCGGCCGCCGAGGACGGGAACCAGGTGACGTCCTTCAGCACCGCCGACCGCGCCGCCGCGCTCGCGTACTGGACGCCCGAGCGCATGAAGGCCGTCGGCGCCGACACGATCGAGCGCGTCGAGCAGGTGGCGAAGCCCTGGCCGAACCCGGCGCCGAAGGGTGTCGGGCGGCTCTTCTTCACCGAGGCGTCACCCGGCGAACCCGACCAGGACAGCTGGTGCACCGCGACCGCCGTGCCGAGTGCGACCGGCGACGTCGTCGTCACCGCCGGGCACTGCGCCTACGCCGGCACGAACCGCGAGGACCAGGTGATCCGGGTGAAGAACTCGGTGTTCGTGCCCGGCTACGACCAGGGCCGGCGCCCGCACGGGGTGTTCGCCACCCGAGCCCTGGCGTTCCGCGACTCCTACGCGACCAGCAGCGACCCCGACGTCGCGATGGTCGTCCTCGACCCGCAGCACGGGCAGCACGTGGCTGCTGTCGCCGGTACTCAGCAGATCTCCTTCGACCACAAGGGGAAGACCCAGGCGGCGATCTTCGGCTACCCCGGTTCGAAGGCGTTCTTCGGCGAGTCGCCGGAGTGGTGCGATCTGCCAGTTCAGCAGGACGCGCAGGAGTTCGACCACTGGCAGTCCACGTGCGACATGGCCGGCGGCTCGAGCGGCGGACCGTGGTTCGCCAACTTCAACCCGGCAACGGCATCCGGATTGATCTTCTCGGTCAACAGCCGCGGCGCGACGGAGTTCGACGAGAGCACCGGGGAGAACAAGACCCTGAACCTCGAAGGCGCGCCGCTCGAAGCGGACGCGAAGGCGCTGTACGACGCGGCCGGGAAGCTCTGA
- a CDS encoding NUDIX domain-containing protein: MPDDESWTMPEVAVAVDLAVLTVHAGALQIMLVKRGIPPYEGMLALPGGFLASAEEDLETAAARELREETGLRAKDLHLEQLRTYGAPGRDPRRRVITVCYLGFSPNLPEPSAGGDAREAVLVPVDKLLRPRAAIAFDHKKIIADAVERARSKLEYTTLAAAFCGPEFTVTDLREVYEIVWGETLDPRNFHRKIMSVPGFLVPTGGRAARQAGRPAALFRRGPATVLHPAMLRSS, encoded by the coding sequence ATGCCTGACGACGAGAGCTGGACGATGCCGGAGGTCGCCGTCGCGGTAGACCTCGCGGTGCTCACGGTGCACGCCGGAGCACTGCAGATCATGCTGGTGAAACGCGGAATCCCCCCGTACGAAGGGATGCTCGCGCTCCCCGGCGGTTTCCTGGCCTCAGCCGAGGAAGACCTCGAAACCGCGGCCGCGCGCGAGCTGCGCGAAGAGACCGGCCTGCGCGCGAAAGACCTCCACCTCGAGCAGCTGCGAACCTACGGCGCACCCGGCCGCGACCCGCGTCGCCGGGTCATCACCGTGTGCTACCTCGGTTTCTCGCCGAACCTGCCGGAGCCCTCAGCCGGCGGCGACGCGCGCGAAGCGGTGCTGGTGCCGGTGGACAAGCTGCTGCGGCCGCGCGCGGCGATCGCGTTCGACCACAAGAAGATCATCGCCGACGCGGTGGAACGCGCTCGCAGCAAGCTCGAGTACACCACGCTCGCGGCGGCGTTCTGCGGCCCCGAGTTCACCGTGACGGACCTGCGCGAGGTCTACGAGATCGTCTGGGGCGAGACGCTCGACCCGCGCAACTTCCACCGCAAGATCATGAGCGTGCCCGGTTTTCTCGTTCCGACCGGCGGACGGGCAGCCCGGCAGGCCGGCCGTCCCGCCGCCCTGTTCCGGCGCGGGCCGGCCACGGTCCTGCACCCCGCGATGTTGCGCAGCTCCTAG
- a CDS encoding M15 family metallopeptidase, protein MPDLRAKAALVLLPAVLVAGCSSAASEWPSGVASSLGAGGSAGSSDPDTDPAQGGIPDGRDLTPFDTDFPAVANLDPNLLKAVQQAATDARGRGIVFKVTSGWRSKAYQQRLLDEGIKKYGSLEDARQYVNTPEKSAHVTGKAVDIGPTDADDWLIRHGDGYGLCQAYANELWHFELLTTPGGRCPAPIPNAAG, encoded by the coding sequence ATGCCTGATCTCCGTGCCAAGGCCGCGCTGGTGCTGCTGCCGGCGGTGCTTGTCGCCGGCTGTTCGAGCGCGGCGTCCGAATGGCCGTCGGGTGTGGCGAGTTCGCTGGGCGCCGGTGGCTCCGCGGGCTCTTCGGACCCGGACACCGACCCCGCGCAGGGCGGCATCCCGGACGGTCGCGACCTCACGCCGTTCGACACGGACTTCCCCGCGGTGGCGAACCTGGATCCGAACCTGCTGAAGGCCGTGCAGCAGGCGGCGACGGACGCACGAGGGCGGGGGATCGTCTTCAAGGTGACCTCGGGCTGGCGCAGCAAGGCTTACCAGCAGCGGCTGCTCGACGAGGGCATCAAGAAGTACGGCAGCCTCGAAGACGCGCGCCAGTACGTGAACACGCCCGAAAAGTCGGCGCACGTCACCGGCAAAGCCGTGGACATCGGCCCGACCGACGCCGACGACTGGCTCATCCGCCACGGCGACGGCTACGGCCTCTGCCAGGCCTACGCCAACGAGCTGTGGCACTTCGAACTGCTCACGACGCCGGGCGGGCGGTGCCCGGCGCCGATACCGAACGCCGCGGGTTAG
- a CDS encoding phosphatase PAP2 family protein codes for MMPDAGIYRAVTDFAWSQHWLAGFAVAFGEYGVFLVVPAMLALLWRARGDATALARAGWVPLAVAVALGSDTVLKALFAEVRPCRVVPGVRTLLPCDAPTDYAFPSNHTVLVAAFAGALFFIRRAWGWWATAFALLIGVSRVYLGAHYPHDVLAGLAVGLGVGLCGVAVHRYLQRLAERILPGRVSAVSGSGRSG; via the coding sequence ATGATGCCCGACGCCGGGATCTACCGCGCGGTCACGGATTTCGCGTGGTCGCAGCACTGGCTGGCCGGGTTCGCCGTCGCCTTCGGCGAGTACGGCGTGTTCCTCGTGGTGCCCGCGATGCTCGCCCTGCTCTGGCGTGCCCGGGGGGACGCCACGGCCCTCGCCCGCGCCGGGTGGGTGCCGCTCGCGGTCGCCGTCGCGCTGGGGTCCGACACGGTGCTGAAGGCGCTGTTCGCCGAAGTGCGCCCGTGCCGCGTCGTCCCGGGTGTCCGCACGCTGCTGCCCTGCGACGCCCCCACGGACTACGCGTTCCCCAGCAACCACACCGTCCTCGTCGCCGCGTTCGCCGGCGCGCTCTTCTTCATCCGGCGCGCCTGGGGCTGGTGGGCCACCGCGTTCGCCCTGCTCATCGGCGTTTCCCGGGTGTACCTGGGTGCGCACTACCCGCACGACGTCCTGGCCGGGCTGGCCGTGGGCTTGGGCGTGGGGCTGTGCGGCGTCGCCGTCCACCGGTACCTGCAGCGGCTCGCCGAGCGGATCCTGCCCGGCCGCGTGAGCGCGGTGAGCGGCTCGGGCCGATCGGGTTAG
- a CDS encoding cupin domain-containing protein encodes MTDQWHQPLRHIRGGSLTGDTTQTSGMRRFEAISGKTVGSQKVWMGETHVTPHTNSGDHHHGHAETAIYVQSGHPVFVFADGDSEVRLETAPGDYVFVPPYVPHREENPTGEDAVVIIARSSQEGIVVNLPSLWAEVEIPAEDA; translated from the coding sequence ATGACGGACCAGTGGCACCAGCCCCTGCGGCACATCCGCGGCGGCTCGTTGACCGGCGACACCACCCAGACCAGCGGGATGCGCCGCTTCGAGGCCATCTCGGGCAAAACGGTGGGCTCGCAGAAGGTGTGGATGGGCGAAACGCACGTCACCCCGCACACCAACTCGGGTGACCACCACCACGGCCACGCCGAGACGGCCATCTACGTGCAGTCCGGGCACCCCGTCTTCGTCTTCGCGGACGGCGACTCGGAGGTGCGCCTGGAAACCGCACCGGGCGATTACGTGTTCGTCCCCCCGTACGTCCCGCACCGCGAAGAGAACCCGACCGGCGAGGACGCCGTGGTGATCATCGCGCGCAGCAGCCAGGAGGGGATCGTCGTGAACTTGCCCAGTCTCTGGGCGGAAGTCGAGATCCCCGCCGAAGACGCTTAG
- a CDS encoding DUF4232 domain-containing protein, whose product MTSNFRRAAAVTGLAGAAVAFAGAGTASAMPTDFRCTAGQVDTTIVAGDPGAGQRYVAVVFTAKPGESCNLEGALPVAFAGADGVTVAPDPGAASALVTLSNGRQATMLLHWTGIEDPEWQVRPTSVTITAPGTTTPHGVTSDPRITLPWNQSPLDNAPEAYEVTVGPVVAA is encoded by the coding sequence ATGACCAGCAATTTCCGCCGAGCCGCGGCCGTCACCGGACTGGCAGGCGCCGCCGTCGCGTTCGCCGGCGCGGGTACGGCGTCCGCGATGCCGACCGACTTCCGCTGCACGGCGGGCCAGGTCGACACCACGATCGTCGCCGGCGATCCGGGTGCGGGCCAGCGCTACGTCGCCGTGGTCTTTACCGCGAAGCCGGGCGAATCCTGCAACCTCGAGGGCGCGCTGCCGGTCGCGTTCGCCGGCGCCGACGGCGTCACCGTCGCGCCCGACCCAGGCGCGGCGAGCGCGCTGGTCACCCTCTCGAACGGTCGGCAGGCCACCATGCTGCTGCACTGGACCGGCATCGAGGACCCGGAGTGGCAGGTGCGCCCGACCAGCGTCACCATCACCGCGCCCGGCACCACCACGCCACACGGCGTCACGAGCGACCCGCGCATCACGTTGCCGTGGAACCAGTCGCCGCTCGACAACGCGCCCGAGGCGTACGAAGTCACGGTAGGCCCGGTCGTCGCGGCCTGA
- a CDS encoding helix-turn-helix transcriptional regulator, with translation MALIVEVGVAELAATRFAVSPLSETVAALLQVAGRNRGPLHLRWLRWAAEELAREPLDLPITWPLLTADRPSWPSFLVPAPVQAGTTIDDDLAALRRTTARQVRGSLARLLGDELPVPVAELAARPAAGLRALAAELRLAFDRLVAPHWPRLRAVLDADVVHRARQLALGGAERLFADLHPDLHWEAGRLVLGTGGPDQFVNRGPGGLVLMPLALGSPDVLIKRNTTTQTTVRYPARGIGALWTVGAEPPADAVVRLLGRARADLLEALRSPATTTDLAIALGVSPSAVSQHLRVLREAGLVGRERSGRSVLYLTTELGAAVLGATPLGTVT, from the coding sequence ATGGCGCTCATCGTCGAAGTCGGCGTCGCCGAGCTGGCGGCGACGCGGTTTGCCGTGTCGCCGCTGTCGGAGACGGTGGCGGCGTTGCTGCAGGTCGCCGGGCGCAATCGGGGACCGCTGCACCTGCGCTGGCTGCGGTGGGCTGCCGAGGAGCTGGCGCGCGAGCCGCTGGACCTGCCGATCACGTGGCCGCTGCTCACCGCCGACCGGCCGAGCTGGCCCTCCTTCCTCGTCCCCGCCCCAGTGCAGGCCGGCACCACGATCGACGACGACCTGGCCGCGCTGCGGCGCACCACTGCGCGGCAGGTCCGTGGCAGCCTGGCGCGCCTGCTCGGGGACGAGCTGCCGGTGCCGGTCGCCGAGCTCGCCGCGCGGCCGGCCGCGGGGCTGCGCGCGCTCGCGGCCGAACTGCGGCTGGCGTTCGACCGGCTCGTCGCGCCGCACTGGCCGCGCTTGCGAGCCGTGCTGGACGCGGACGTCGTCCACCGCGCGCGGCAGCTCGCCCTCGGCGGCGCCGAACGCCTGTTCGCCGACCTGCACCCGGACTTGCACTGGGAAGCCGGACGGCTCGTGCTGGGCACGGGTGGCCCCGACCAGTTCGTCAACCGCGGACCCGGCGGGCTCGTGCTCATGCCGCTCGCCCTCGGCTCACCCGACGTGCTGATCAAGCGCAACACCACCACGCAGACCACCGTCCGCTACCCGGCGCGCGGGATCGGTGCACTGTGGACAGTCGGAGCCGAGCCGCCGGCCGACGCCGTGGTGCGGCTCCTCGGCCGCGCGCGGGCCGACCTCCTGGAAGCCCTGCGGTCGCCCGCCACGACCACCGACCTCGCCATCGCGCTGGGAGTTTCGCCGAGCGCGGTGTCGCAGCACCTGCGGGTGCTGCGGGAAGCCGGCCTGGTCGGCCGTGAGCGCTCGGGCCGGTCCGTGCTCTACCTGACGACCGAACTCGGCGCGGCGGTGCTCGGGGCGACACCGCTCGGCACTGTTACGTGA
- a CDS encoding family 1 encapsulin nanocompartment shell protein codes for MNNLHRELAPISDAAWSDLEDEARRTFAQFASARRVVDVVVADDPALAAVGTGHVEGVEGPLQGVAARLRTAQRIVDLKVPFTVTRDAVDSVEWGAKDPDWQPVKDAAQAIAYAEDRIVFDGYSSAGIAGIRPASSLSPLALPGQASAYPKAIGDALAKLTAAGVAGPYTVLLSNAAYTAAVEAADHGYPVLKHLTQIVDGEIIQAPAIEGACVLTTRGGDYELHFGQDLSIGYTSHDTDTVQLYFQETLTFLVNTTEAAVGLTA; via the coding sequence ATGAACAACCTGCATCGCGAACTCGCTCCGATCTCCGACGCCGCGTGGTCGGACCTCGAGGACGAGGCCCGGCGCACGTTCGCGCAGTTCGCGTCGGCCCGGCGGGTGGTCGACGTGGTCGTGGCCGACGACCCGGCGCTCGCGGCCGTGGGCACCGGGCACGTCGAGGGTGTCGAGGGCCCGCTGCAGGGCGTCGCGGCCCGCCTGCGCACGGCGCAGCGGATCGTCGACCTCAAGGTGCCCTTCACCGTCACCCGCGACGCGGTGGACTCCGTCGAGTGGGGCGCGAAGGACCCCGACTGGCAGCCGGTCAAGGACGCCGCGCAGGCCATCGCGTACGCCGAAGACCGCATCGTGTTCGACGGGTACTCCAGTGCCGGCATCGCGGGCATCCGCCCCGCCTCGTCGCTGAGCCCGCTCGCGCTGCCCGGCCAGGCCAGCGCCTACCCGAAGGCGATCGGCGACGCTCTGGCGAAGCTGACCGCGGCCGGTGTCGCGGGCCCGTACACCGTGCTGCTGAGCAATGCCGCCTACACCGCCGCCGTCGAAGCGGCCGACCACGGTTACCCCGTGCTCAAGCACCTGACCCAGATCGTCGACGGAGAGATCATCCAGGCGCCCGCGATCGAGGGCGCGTGCGTGCTCACCACCCGCGGCGGCGACTACGAACTGCACTTCGGCCAGGACCTCTCGATCGGCTACACCAGCCACGACACCGACACCGTGCAGCTGTACTTCCAAGAGACACTCACATTCCTGGTCAACACGACCGAGGCCGCGGTCGGCCTCACGGCCTGA
- a CDS encoding ricin-type beta-trefoil lectin domain protein has product MRASKLRALAAAALPVLAGVALATVSPAASEAAPAAGAAFPAHYSAPYLQVSDSDIGDMAADMNATGTKFFTLAFLTPSSGCNQLWEANGTGVGSFKSQISALQAAGGNVIPSFGGAAGGEIAQTCTNTSSLTAAYANVVNTYGTNRLDFDIEEDTIKDTAANQRRNSALAALQQQNPNVQVDYTLAVDPSGLGSLQMGILNDAYAKGVKVSVVNLMVMDFYDGQPVLGDALASARAAVGQIAGAFHISTAQAYAKMGLTPIAGRNDDGAQFSQSDAQQLESFAAQNGVQELSFWEVHDYDRATGYAYSRIFNAITGGGGTTPPPTGGGKQITGYGGKCVDVAGANSANGTKIDLYTCNGTNAQQWTSAGGTLQALGKCMDVAAAGTASGTKVQLYDCNGTAAQQWTHTAANQLVNTGSGKCLDATGPSSADGTPLQIWTCTGAANQAWTF; this is encoded by the coding sequence ATGCGCGCTTCGAAACTCAGAGCCCTCGCCGCCGCGGCACTGCCCGTGCTCGCCGGCGTCGCGCTCGCCACCGTCAGCCCTGCCGCGAGCGAGGCCGCCCCGGCCGCGGGCGCGGCGTTCCCCGCTCACTACTCGGCCCCGTACCTGCAGGTCAGCGACTCCGACATCGGCGACATGGCCGCGGACATGAACGCGACCGGCACGAAGTTCTTCACCCTCGCGTTCCTCACCCCGTCCTCGGGCTGCAACCAGCTCTGGGAGGCGAACGGGACGGGCGTCGGCTCGTTCAAATCGCAGATCAGCGCGCTGCAGGCAGCGGGCGGCAACGTGATCCCCTCGTTCGGCGGCGCGGCGGGCGGTGAGATCGCCCAGACGTGCACGAACACGTCGAGCCTCACCGCGGCGTACGCCAACGTGGTCAACACCTACGGCACCAACCGCCTCGACTTCGACATCGAAGAGGACACCATCAAGGACACCGCCGCGAACCAGCGCCGCAACTCGGCGCTCGCGGCGCTGCAGCAGCAGAACCCGAACGTGCAGGTCGATTACACGCTCGCGGTCGACCCGAGCGGGCTGGGCAGCCTGCAGATGGGCATCCTCAACGACGCGTACGCCAAGGGCGTGAAGGTCAGCGTCGTGAACCTGATGGTGATGGACTTCTACGACGGCCAGCCCGTGCTGGGCGACGCGCTCGCGTCGGCGCGTGCGGCCGTCGGCCAGATCGCCGGGGCGTTCCACATCTCGACGGCGCAGGCGTACGCGAAGATGGGCCTGACCCCGATCGCGGGCCGCAACGACGACGGCGCGCAGTTCAGCCAGTCGGACGCGCAGCAACTGGAGTCGTTCGCCGCGCAGAACGGCGTGCAGGAGCTCTCGTTCTGGGAAGTCCACGACTACGACCGCGCCACCGGCTACGCCTACTCGCGGATCTTCAACGCCATCACCGGAGGCGGCGGCACCACCCCGCCCCCGACCGGTGGCGGCAAGCAGATCACGGGCTACGGCGGCAAGTGCGTCGACGTCGCGGGCGCCAACAGCGCCAACGGCACGAAGATCGACCTCTACACGTGCAACGGCACCAACGCACAGCAGTGGACGTCGGCCGGCGGCACGTTGCAGGCGCTCGGCAAGTGCATGGACGTCGCCGCGGCCGGCACCGCCAGCGGCACGAAGGTGCAGCTCTACGACTGCAACGGCACAGCCGCGCAGCAGTGGACCCACACCGCGGCCAACCAGCTCGTGAACACCGGCTCCGGCAAGTGCCTCGACGCGACCGGGCCCAGCTCGGCCGACGGGACGCCGCTGCAGATCTGGACGTGCACGGGAGCGGCGAACCAGGCGTGGACGTTCTAG
- a CDS encoding ion transporter yields MTTTGRREAELNSGILPGNVHVDDWVMFVLAVVSVGGLGYLLLGSPPAPEAGAWFFRADCVVCGIFLLDFLWRWRKRGRRGAFLARNWYEVFAMIPVAYPPFVAQHHFIATVLLLIRIGRAADRAVGEQFTYRLVDKLSEPIVRAIKKPVTIAVLDEVVKVLETGNYPENLAKSLSENKVELRAIITEKLAADPQLGRFKRLPFHDEIVRTAVDAAFRVLLEVLLDPRIDDFFSAVVRENREQIRRAVSLGLNQVDSSPEEELLRTRPQRTAAHEYDLTHPRAEREPPTPPLKRW; encoded by the coding sequence ATGACCACCACCGGCCGGCGGGAGGCCGAGCTCAACAGCGGGATCCTCCCCGGCAACGTGCACGTGGACGACTGGGTGATGTTCGTGCTCGCGGTCGTCTCCGTCGGGGGCCTGGGGTACCTGCTGCTCGGTTCCCCACCCGCGCCGGAGGCCGGCGCGTGGTTCTTCCGCGCCGACTGCGTCGTCTGCGGGATCTTCCTGCTGGACTTCCTGTGGCGCTGGCGCAAGCGCGGCCGGCGCGGGGCGTTCCTGGCGCGAAACTGGTACGAGGTGTTCGCGATGATCCCCGTCGCGTACCCGCCGTTCGTGGCGCAGCACCACTTCATCGCGACGGTGCTGCTGCTCATCCGCATCGGCCGCGCCGCCGACCGCGCCGTCGGCGAGCAGTTCACCTACCGCCTGGTGGACAAGCTGTCCGAGCCCATCGTCCGCGCCATCAAGAAGCCCGTGACGATCGCCGTGCTGGACGAGGTCGTGAAGGTCCTCGAGACGGGCAACTACCCGGAGAACCTCGCGAAGTCGTTGAGCGAGAACAAGGTGGAACTGCGGGCGATCATCACGGAGAAGCTCGCGGCCGACCCGCAGCTCGGCCGGTTCAAACGGCTCCCCTTCCACGACGAGATCGTCCGCACCGCCGTCGACGCCGCCTTCCGGGTTTTGCTGGAAGTGCTGCTGGATCCGCGCATCGACGACTTCTTCTCCGCCGTCGTCCGCGAAAACCGCGAACAGATCCGCCGGGCGGTGTCGCTGGGTCTCAACCAAGTGGACTCGTCGCCGGAGGAGGAATTGCTCCGGACCCGGCCGCAGCGGACGGCCGCGCACGAGTACGACCTGACCCATCCCCGGGCGGAGCGGGAACCGCCCACGCCGCCCCTGAAACGGTGGTGA
- a CDS encoding 5'-methylthioadenosine/S-adenosylhomocysteine nucleosidase produces the protein MIVILTALEIEHGAVRARMTGVEQHSHPAGTLFDVGTIDERPECTVALALTGMGNMTAAALAERAVAQFSPAAILFVGVAGSLREWLRLGDVIVADKVYAYQGGRIVDSGLLSRPRAWELAHRAEQIARLVSRAGTWSGGLPAEGQGSAPRVHFGPIAAGEVVLDSQLSDVAKLLHHNYNDAVAVEMESAGLALAGHLNGNIPAVTIRGISDHAGGEKDFTDAEGWQTPAARNAAAFAVSLAAALDDGTGAAEPGSAAPPATAPTNTAPKNVAKDNARVGNQIGTINGPAMFGGAQQ, from the coding sequence ATGATCGTCATCCTCACTGCGCTGGAGATCGAACACGGCGCGGTCCGCGCCCGGATGACCGGCGTCGAGCAGCACAGCCACCCGGCCGGCACGCTGTTCGACGTCGGCACGATCGACGAACGGCCGGAGTGCACCGTCGCACTCGCGCTGACGGGCATGGGCAACATGACGGCGGCCGCGCTGGCGGAACGCGCCGTCGCGCAGTTCTCCCCGGCGGCGATCCTGTTCGTCGGCGTCGCGGGCAGCCTCCGCGAATGGCTCCGGCTCGGCGACGTGATCGTGGCGGACAAGGTGTACGCCTACCAGGGTGGGCGCATCGTCGACTCCGGCCTGCTGAGCCGGCCCCGCGCGTGGGAGCTGGCACACCGCGCCGAGCAGATCGCACGCCTGGTCAGCCGCGCGGGCACGTGGAGCGGCGGCCTGCCCGCCGAAGGCCAGGGCAGTGCCCCTCGTGTCCACTTCGGACCGATTGCGGCCGGCGAGGTCGTGCTCGACTCCCAGCTCTCGGACGTCGCGAAGCTGTTGCACCACAACTACAACGACGCCGTCGCGGTCGAGATGGAGAGCGCCGGGCTGGCGCTGGCCGGGCACCTCAACGGCAACATCCCCGCCGTCACCATCCGTGGCATCAGCGACCACGCAGGCGGTGAAAAGGACTTCACCGACGCCGAAGGCTGGCAAACGCCGGCCGCCCGCAACGCGGCCGCCTTCGCGGTCTCCCTGGCCGCCGCCCTGGACGACGGCACCGGCGCGGCCGAGCCGGGTTCCGCCGCGCCCCCGGCCACCGCACCGACGAACACGGCGCCGAAGAACGTCGCGAAGGACAACGCCCGCGTCGGCAACCAGATCGGAACGATCAACGGGCCTGCGATGTTCGGCGGAGCTCAGCAGTGA
- a CDS encoding molybdenum cofactor biosysynthesis protein, with protein MESTPVEIVSLLVSPVHAFEGRPSDGPRPDPAWVSQPCVEVRAGLGLVGDRYFNQRAHRDAAVTVFDAAALDAFGAPDPLRTRRNIVLRGFRVDDLAATRERPGAVFSLDSGDGPVRFRARRPANPCAWLDVSVAPGAFRGLRGRGGVRCVPLDDGVLRLGPAELTVLEHVEAR; from the coding sequence GTGGAAAGCACACCGGTGGAGATCGTTTCGCTGCTCGTGTCGCCGGTGCACGCGTTCGAAGGACGGCCGTCGGACGGCCCGCGGCCTGATCCGGCGTGGGTTTCGCAGCCGTGCGTGGAGGTGCGAGCGGGCCTGGGCCTGGTCGGCGACCGCTACTTCAACCAGCGTGCCCACCGCGACGCCGCGGTGACCGTATTCGACGCGGCGGCGCTGGACGCGTTCGGCGCACCGGACCCGCTGCGGACGCGGCGCAATATCGTGCTTCGCGGCTTCCGCGTCGACGACCTCGCCGCCACGCGCGAGCGGCCGGGCGCGGTGTTCTCCCTCGACAGCGGCGACGGCCCGGTGCGCTTCCGGGCGCGGCGCCCGGCGAACCCGTGCGCTTGGCTGGACGTGTCCGTGGCCCCGGGCGCCTTCCGCGGCCTGCGCGGCCGCGGCGGCGTCCGCTGCGTTCCGCTGGACGACGGCGTGCTGCGGCTTGGCCCGGCGGAGTTGACCGTACTGGAACACGTGGAGGCTCGATGA